The Ferrovibrio sp. MS7 sequence GACGCGCAAGCCCGATGGCAGTTTCCTCAAGGAACCCGGCCCGGCGATCCGCCAGACCACGCTGGCCGAACTCCGCCGCTACGATGTTGGCCGGCTCAATCCCGATAACCGCTACAGCCAGAATTACCCCGAGCAGAAGCCGGTGGATGGCACCCGCATGCCGCTGCTCTCGGATGTGTTTGCTCTTGTGGCACGTGCCGGCAATAGCGATGTGCGCTTCAATATCGAAACCAAGGTGTCGCCGCTCAAGCCCAACGACAGCGCCACGCCGGAAGAACTCGCCGCCGCGCTGGTGGCCGAGATTCGCAAAGCCGGGATGAGCAGCCGTGCCACGATCCAGAGTTTTGATTGGCGCAGCCTGAAACATGCGCGCCAGATCGCGCCAGAAATCCCGCAGGCAATGCTGACCATCGAAACCCCGAATTCCGACAATGTGGAGCGCGGCAAGCCCGGTGCCAGCCCCTGGCTCGGCGGCCTCGATGTCGATGATTACGGCGGCTCTGTCCCGAAGCTGGTGCAGGCGGCGGGCGGCCGCGTCTGGTCGCCATTCTGGCG is a genomic window containing:
- a CDS encoding glycerophosphodiester phosphodiesterase, with the translated sequence MRRLIIASLVSLLPSLLIPGAAQAFDLQGHRGARGLAPENTLPAFATALTLGVTTLELDINLTSDNAVLVGHDPVLLPTVTRKPDGSFLKEPGPAIRQTTLAELRRYDVGRLNPDNRYSQNYPEQKPVDGTRMPLLSDVFALVARAGNSDVRFNIETKVSPLKPNDSATPEELAAALVAEIRKAGMSSRATIQSFDWRSLKHARQIAPEIPQAMLTIETPNSDNVERGKPGASPWLGGLDVDDYGGSVPKLVQAAGGRVWSPFWRNVTKENVAEAHALGLQVIPWTVNDPADMARLIEAGVDGIISDYPDRLRRVMAEKGLPLPKPSPVSP